DNA sequence from the Conexivisphaerales archaeon genome:
CCACCGCGGCTTGGCAAAGCCGAATTCACGTTGGTAGTAGTACATTCCCGTAAGCATGTGTTCCCTCCGAAAGGGTATGGAGGGGGCGAGAGATTTGCTTACGGATTAGCCAAGGCAATGTCGGTCTTCCACAACGTTGTCCTCATCCATTTTGGAGATAAGTGGCAAACAAATTGGCAAGACGGCGTTAAGATAATAACACTACAAAATAGGCTGTATATCCGGGCCAGAAACGGACGCCTCGTCTCTTACTTTAATGCTCTGACTTCCATGTTAGAACTCCTTTTCGCCTTCGCCATAGGAAGGCTTTACATTTCGAAGCCTATACTTTACTTCCATGGAGGGTTGGAATACTCGGTCTTTCAAAGACTTCAGATGTTGATTTTACCCAGACTCAAGCCAGTCTACGTATTCAGGCTCCAATCTCCTCGTTCGATGGATCCTTCACTTTTATCTGGTTGGGAAAAGATTCTTGCAGTTCCAACCGAGCTATACGCAGTCACTTCTGCGGACTTAGTAATCTTCGAAAGCGACGCCATCAAACAATCGCTGTCCAAATTCTGGAGGGAACCGAGAAGATCCCTAGTGATTCCTAACGCAGTGGATACGGAGTTTTTTGACAGGAGCAGATACAACAATAATGAAATGTGCAAGATGGGGATATTCTACGGTGCATCCATCAAGCGTCAGAAAAATCAGCTTGG
Encoded proteins:
- a CDS encoding glycosyltransferase family 4 protein; translated protein: MVVVHSRKHVFPPKGYGGGERFAYGLAKAMSVFHNVVLIHFGDKWQTNWQDGVKIITLQNRLYIRARNGRLVSYFNALTSMLELLFAFAIGRLYISKPILYFHGGLEYSVFQRLQMLILPRLKPVYVFRLQSPRSMDPSLLSGWEKILAVPTELYAVTSADLVIFESDAIKQSLSKFWREPRRSLVIPNAVDTEFFDRSRYNNNEMCKMGIFYGASIKRQKNQLGVVRAMAKVVAEESRAKLLLLGDPQELDYFEQVRKEVTRLGLERNVIFLSSTSIDVLNRIRVVYPIHVIYSTYTGFDVTVGETLALGATCVFSDTPPLKGIVKNNVDCVLVPPENPDALSKALIDLLRNEAKSRNLSRAARRTAETKLSFNAFAPVLSEVLCSVVREKE